The Aequorivita sublithincola DSM 14238 genome window below encodes:
- a CDS encoding pyridoxal phosphate-dependent aminotransferase, translating into MDNRLSKRVNEMAISATLAMAAKTRELKEQGIDIIGLSLGEPDFPIPEFVKQAAIQAIEDNYHSYTPVDGYGDLKKAIITKFKRDNNLEYKPSQIVVSTGAKQSLANLTMVLLNEGDEVLLPAPYWVSYADQCKVAGGIPKEISTSIETDFKITAQSLEAAITPKTKMIIYSSPCNPSGSVYSKKELRKLADVLVKYPEIIVISDEIYEHINFSGNHTSMAEFEDMYDRTVVVNGVSKAFSMTGWRIGYIGGPEWIAKACTKMQGQVTSGANAIAQRATITALENPPSKIQFMVDAFKERRGLILNLLSEIEGFKTNKPEGAFYVFPDISYFFGKTLRGKNINTASDFSLYLLEEAKVATVTGEAFGDPNCIRLSYAASEAEIKEAMRRIKEALA; encoded by the coding sequence ATGGACAACAGACTTTCAAAACGAGTAAACGAGATGGCTATCTCGGCAACCTTGGCAATGGCTGCCAAAACAAGAGAATTAAAAGAACAAGGAATAGACATTATTGGCTTGAGTCTTGGAGAACCTGATTTTCCTATTCCAGAATTTGTGAAACAAGCTGCCATTCAAGCAATTGAAGACAATTATCACTCCTACACACCAGTAGATGGCTATGGTGATTTGAAGAAAGCCATCATCACCAAATTCAAAAGAGACAACAATCTTGAATATAAACCTTCTCAAATAGTTGTATCAACAGGTGCAAAGCAATCTTTGGCTAACCTAACGATGGTACTTTTAAATGAAGGCGATGAAGTGTTGTTACCAGCGCCATATTGGGTTAGTTATGCAGACCAATGTAAAGTTGCAGGCGGAATTCCTAAAGAAATTTCAACTTCTATTGAAACCGATTTTAAGATAACAGCCCAATCTTTGGAAGCTGCAATTACGCCAAAAACTAAAATGATTATTTACAGTTCACCTTGCAATCCAAGTGGTTCAGTTTATAGTAAAAAAGAACTCAGGAAGTTGGCAGATGTTTTGGTGAAATATCCAGAAATCATCGTAATTAGTGATGAAATTTACGAACATATCAACTTTAGTGGCAATCACACTTCCATGGCAGAATTTGAAGATATGTATGACCGTACTGTGGTTGTAAACGGAGTTTCAAAAGCCTTTTCAATGACCGGATGGCGCATTGGCTACATTGGCGGTCCAGAATGGATTGCCAAAGCCTGTACTAAAATGCAAGGACAGGTAACGAGTGGCGCAAACGCCATTGCTCAAAGAGCTACAATTACGGCTTTGGAAAACCCTCCAAGCAAGATACAATTTATGGTAGATGCTTTTAAAGAAAGAAGGGGCTTAATTCTTAACCTACTTTCAGAAATTGAAGGCTTTAAAACCAACAAACCAGAAGGTGCTTTCTATGTTTTTCCAGATATTTCCTATTTCTTCGGAAAAACACTTCGTGGAAAAAACATAAATACCGCTTCAGATTTTTCATTGTATCTTTTAGAAGAAGCAAAAGTGGCTACTGTTACAGGTGAAGCCTTTGGCGACCCTAACTGTATTCGTTTATCTTATGCAGCTTCAGAAGCAGAAATCAAAGAAGCAATGCGTCGTATTAAAGAAGCATTGGCCTAA
- a CDS encoding porin family protein, with amino-acid sequence MKKLFFILAVLLFANSASAQWFFNNERIANLENFDKKRLSWGYFLGFNNYDFKFDYKDDLGKNTDIQVDRSSGFNVGLVGDVRINEYLNLRLEPGLYFMQRNLIFPGFEEKKDFLREVKSTYVHVPLLLKVSTKRLNNIKPFIVGGLSTSLNLSSNEKNPEDNEQGRFRMTKNTNYYELGFGIDFYLYYFKFTPSIRGIFALNNELVPDDDPNSPYTGNIEKMSSRGIFVNFTFQ; translated from the coding sequence ATGAAGAAACTATTTTTTATACTGGCCGTTTTATTATTTGCAAACAGTGCGAGTGCACAATGGTTTTTCAATAATGAGCGTATTGCCAACTTAGAAAATTTTGACAAGAAACGCCTTTCTTGGGGTTACTTTTTGGGCTTCAACAATTACGATTTTAAATTTGACTACAAAGATGACTTAGGTAAGAATACGGATATTCAAGTAGATCGTTCTTCGGGCTTCAATGTTGGTTTGGTGGGCGATGTGCGTATAAATGAATATCTAAATTTACGTTTGGAACCAGGTTTATATTTTATGCAACGAAACCTTATTTTTCCTGGTTTTGAAGAGAAAAAAGATTTTTTGCGTGAAGTGAAATCTACTTACGTTCATGTGCCTCTTTTATTAAAAGTTTCAACTAAAAGGTTGAACAATATTAAACCATTTATCGTGGGTGGTCTCTCCACATCGCTCAATCTTTCTAGCAACGAGAAAAACCCTGAAGACAATGAGCAGGGAAGATTTCGGATGACAAAAAATACTAATTATTACGAACTTGGTTTTGGGATAGATTTTTATCTGTATTATTTCAAATTTACGCCTTCCATTCGTGGCATTTTTGCGCTGAATAATGAATTAGTTCCAGATGACGATCCCAACAGTCCATATACTGGAAACATTGAAAAAATGTCCAGTCGAGGCATTTTTGTAAACTTTACTTTTCAATAG
- a CDS encoding TrkH family potassium uptake protein, which translates to MSSLTKLNYKIISHLMGLLLMVNGGFMLLSSVVSWYYKDGVLAQMLMAGAVAVGVGGIVMVSTKNHRKEIQKREGYIIVAFGWIFMALIGTLPYIFTGAIPSFTNAFFETMSGYTTTGASILTDIESIPKGVLFWRSITHWIGGMGIIVLAIAILPLLGIGGMQLFAAEAPGPGGDKLHPRITDTAKRLWLIYVGYTLAETILLKIAGMSFFDAINHSLATLSTGGFSTKNASVAYWNDNPMVQYIIIVFMFLAGSNFVLSYFAFKRKFQKILHDEEFKMYSILIVGLTIVGALLIYFQADVSLSSIAHPMVWGPFESAVRHSLFQVLTIITTTGFVSADYTLWTPFLTIFFFGMMFLGGCAGSTAGGIKIMRHLIMIKNGVLEFKRTLHPHAILPVRYNQKAVPQPIVFNILGFFILYMLSFIIGTLVFSWLGLDFKTALGGAASTLGNVGPALGDLGPVDNYAYLPDAAKWWSSFLMLIGRLELFTVLILLTPFFWRNR; encoded by the coding sequence ATGAGTTCACTGACCAAACTTAACTACAAAATCATTTCGCATTTAATGGGCCTTTTGCTAATGGTGAATGGTGGTTTTATGCTTTTGTCATCCGTTGTAAGTTGGTACTACAAAGATGGTGTTTTGGCGCAAATGCTTATGGCTGGGGCAGTGGCAGTGGGAGTTGGTGGTATTGTTATGGTTTCGACTAAAAACCACCGAAAAGAAATTCAAAAAAGAGAAGGATACATAATTGTTGCCTTTGGGTGGATTTTTATGGCGCTCATTGGTACGCTACCTTATATTTTCACCGGAGCTATTCCCAGTTTTACCAATGCTTTTTTTGAAACAATGAGTGGCTATACAACTACGGGAGCCTCCATTTTAACCGATATTGAAAGCATTCCAAAAGGTGTTTTATTCTGGCGAAGCATTACACATTGGATCGGTGGTATGGGTATCATCGTTTTGGCAATTGCAATTTTGCCTTTACTGGGCATTGGCGGTATGCAACTCTTTGCAGCCGAAGCACCTGGTCCTGGTGGAGACAAACTACATCCACGAATTACGGACACCGCGAAAAGACTTTGGTTAATTTATGTAGGTTACACTTTAGCTGAAACCATTTTGTTGAAAATTGCGGGAATGAGTTTCTTTGATGCTATCAACCACTCTCTTGCAACACTTAGTACAGGCGGATTTTCAACTAAAAATGCTAGCGTTGCTTATTGGAACGATAATCCGATGGTGCAATATATTATCATCGTGTTTATGTTTTTGGCGGGAAGTAATTTTGTTTTGAGCTATTTCGCTTTTAAGCGGAAGTTTCAAAAAATATTACATGACGAAGAATTTAAAATGTATTCAATATTGATCGTTGGACTAACAATTGTTGGAGCTTTATTGATATATTTTCAAGCAGATGTTTCGCTGTCAAGCATTGCGCATCCTATGGTTTGGGGTCCTTTTGAAAGTGCAGTACGTCACTCGCTTTTCCAAGTACTTACTATTATTACAACCACAGGTTTCGTGAGTGCAGATTATACTTTGTGGACACCTTTCTTAACTATTTTCTTCTTCGGAATGATGTTTTTAGGTGGTTGTGCAGGATCAACCGCAGGTGGAATCAAAATAATGCGCCATTTAATTATGATTAAAAACGGTGTGCTAGAATTCAAAAGAACGCTACATCCGCACGCTATTTTACCTGTTCGTTACAATCAAAAAGCAGTGCCGCAGCCAATTGTTTTTAATATTCTTGGTTTCTTTATTCTTTATATGCTTTCTTTTATAATTGGTACTTTGGTTTTTTCGTGGCTTGGTTTGGATTTTAAAACAGCTCTCGGAGGTGCTGCCTCAACCTTAGGAAACGTTGGTCCTGCGCTTGGCGATCTTGGTCCTGTGGATAATTATGCATATTTACCGGATGCCGCAAAATGGTGGTCCAGCTTCTTGATGCTTATTGGTAGGTTGGAATTATTTACCGTGCTTATTTTGTTGACGCCTTTTTTCTGGAGGAATAGGTAA
- the ubiE gene encoding bifunctional demethylmenaquinone methyltransferase/2-methoxy-6-polyprenyl-1,4-benzoquinol methylase UbiE has protein sequence MEKKITPYKNSSEGKKKQVEQMFDTISEEYDGLNRVISLGSDIKWRKKVIKMVAEKNPKTILDIATGTGDLAIQFAENSSAEKIIGLDLSEGMLSVARKKVSGKPISEKIEFIQADSEALPFEDNSFDAITVSFGIRNFENLEKGLSEILRVLKKGGIFVILETSVPSKFPFKQGYHFYSKNVLPLVGKVFSKDKVAYKYLSESASAFPHGENLNNILRKIGFNEVKNIPQTFGVATIYNATK, from the coding sequence ATGGAAAAGAAAATAACACCTTATAAAAATTCTTCAGAAGGAAAAAAGAAGCAGGTTGAGCAGATGTTCGACACTATTTCTGAGGAATATGACGGCCTAAACCGAGTAATTTCATTAGGTTCAGATATTAAATGGCGGAAAAAAGTCATTAAAATGGTTGCTGAAAAAAATCCAAAAACCATACTTGACATTGCCACGGGAACCGGCGATCTTGCTATTCAGTTTGCTGAAAATTCTTCCGCAGAAAAAATTATTGGTTTGGATCTTTCTGAAGGTATGCTTTCGGTAGCTCGCAAAAAAGTTTCGGGAAAGCCCATTTCAGAAAAAATTGAATTTATTCAAGCAGATTCTGAAGCCTTGCCTTTTGAAGACAATAGCTTTGATGCTATCACGGTTTCCTTCGGTATCCGCAATTTTGAAAACCTTGAAAAAGGTCTTTCAGAAATTCTTCGGGTATTGAAAAAAGGAGGCATTTTCGTGATTTTGGAAACTTCTGTTCCTTCAAAATTTCCTTTTAAACAAGGTTATCATTTTTACTCAAAAAACGTTTTACCGCTTGTAGGCAAAGTGTTTTCGAAGGACAAAGTTGCTTACAAATATTTAAGCGAAAGTGCATCAGCATTTCCTCATGGTGAAAACCTCAACAATATTTTACGCAAAATTGGGTTTAATGAAGTGAAAAATATACCGCAAACCTTTGGCGTAGCAACCATATATAATGCTACTAAATAA
- the purT gene encoding formate-dependent phosphoribosylglycinamide formyltransferase encodes MAKILLFGSGELGKEFTIAAKRIGQTVIAVDSYPNAPAAQLADFSEVINMLDGNAMDAMIEKYKPDYIVPEIEAIRTERFYEYEKQGYTVIPSARAANFTMNRKAIRDLASKELGLKTPEYRYATSAESLKKAVEEVGMPCVVKPLMSSSGKGQSSIKTAADIEKAWNYSQAGSRGDVAEVIVEAFVNFNYEITLLTVTQRNGKTLFCPPIGHRQERGDYMESWQPAPMESAILKKAQQMAEKVTTALTGFGIWGVEFFMADDGVYFSELSPRPHDTGMVTLAKTQNFNEFELHLRAILGLPIPEITQERIGCSAVILASENSENPTYEGLEIVAASSKTDFRIFGKPASRPYRRMGVVLTYDNLDGNILEVIERAKNLASEVKVISG; translated from the coding sequence ATGGCAAAAATTTTATTATTTGGAAGCGGAGAGTTAGGCAAAGAATTCACAATCGCCGCAAAACGAATCGGGCAAACCGTAATAGCTGTTGATAGCTACCCAAATGCACCCGCAGCGCAATTAGCAGATTTTTCTGAAGTAATAAATATGCTAGACGGAAATGCAATGGATGCTATGATTGAAAAATACAAACCAGACTATATAGTTCCCGAAATTGAAGCCATTCGCACCGAACGTTTTTATGAATACGAAAAACAAGGTTATACAGTAATTCCTTCAGCCAGAGCAGCAAATTTCACAATGAACCGAAAAGCAATTCGTGATTTGGCTTCAAAAGAATTAGGCTTAAAAACTCCCGAATATCGTTATGCCACCTCAGCAGAAAGTTTGAAAAAAGCAGTTGAAGAAGTAGGAATGCCTTGCGTAGTAAAACCTTTAATGTCTTCCAGCGGAAAAGGCCAAAGCTCCATAAAAACCGCAGCAGATATTGAAAAAGCTTGGAACTATTCACAAGCAGGCTCTCGCGGCGATGTAGCCGAAGTGATTGTAGAAGCCTTTGTAAATTTCAACTATGAAATCACGCTGCTTACCGTAACCCAACGCAACGGAAAAACACTTTTCTGCCCACCAATCGGTCACCGCCAAGAACGTGGAGATTATATGGAAAGTTGGCAACCCGCACCAATGGAAAGTGCTATTTTAAAAAAAGCCCAGCAAATGGCCGAAAAAGTAACAACTGCCCTAACCGGCTTCGGAATTTGGGGTGTTGAATTTTTTATGGCAGATGACGGCGTTTATTTCTCAGAACTCTCTCCACGCCCACACGACACAGGAATGGTAACGCTCGCGAAAACTCAAAATTTCAATGAATTTGAATTGCATCTTCGCGCCATACTTGGACTTCCAATTCCAGAAATAACGCAGGAACGTATAGGTTGTAGCGCGGTAATCTTAGCTTCTGAAAATTCCGAAAACCCAACGTATGAAGGTTTGGAAATAGTAGCAGCTTCCTCAAAAACAGATTTCAGAATTTTCGGAAAACCTGCTTCCCGTCCTTATAGAAGAATGGGCGTAGTTTTAACCTATGATAATCTTGACGGAAATATTTTAGAAGTAATTGAAAGAGCAAAAAATTTGGCGAGCGAAGTAAAAGTAATTTCAGGTTAA
- a CDS encoding fatty acid desaturase family protein translates to MCVSRLYPPIKQYILTYKNLNFSRVDSAKFFRTLNKRVNDYFKDNNISRTGNWKLHLKTIIMFSIYLTPYFLLLTLDFPGWVQVLFTIVMGVGMAGVGMNVMHDANHGAYSSKKWVNKVMGGSMYILAGNVYNWQVQHNVLHHTYTNIHGHDEDLEAGRILRFSQHSKWHKLHRFQQWYSIFFYGLLTFNWVLTTDFFQTKRYLARKLSYGKLPKPAKQWSILVITKLIYVSLWIVIPILFFNIVWWKILIGFFIMHYVAGLILSVVFQLAHVVEDTEIMLPDESGTMKNTWAIHQLFTTMNFATNSTIMNWYTGGLNHQVEHHIFPNISHIHYKNISEIVKSTTQEFNLPYKEYKTTRLAILAHFRHLKEMGMKPVVSA, encoded by the coding sequence TTGTGCGTTTCACGATTGTATCCCCCAATTAAACAATACATTTTGACATATAAAAATTTAAATTTCTCCAGAGTTGACAGTGCTAAATTTTTTAGGACTTTAAACAAACGCGTTAACGATTACTTTAAAGATAACAACATCTCCAGAACTGGTAATTGGAAACTGCATCTGAAAACAATCATTATGTTTTCAATCTATCTTACCCCCTATTTCCTTTTATTGACCCTAGATTTTCCAGGTTGGGTGCAAGTGTTATTCACCATAGTTATGGGTGTCGGGATGGCTGGTGTTGGTATGAATGTGATGCACGATGCAAACCACGGGGCGTATTCCTCAAAAAAATGGGTGAATAAAGTTATGGGAGGCAGCATGTATATTCTTGCAGGAAACGTTTATAACTGGCAAGTTCAGCACAATGTTTTGCACCACACCTATACAAATATTCACGGCCACGATGAAGATCTAGAAGCTGGAAGAATTCTTCGATTTTCACAACATTCCAAATGGCACAAACTTCATAGATTCCAGCAATGGTATAGCATTTTCTTCTATGGACTGCTAACATTTAACTGGGTACTTACCACAGATTTCTTTCAAACAAAAAGATACTTAGCTCGTAAACTTTCCTACGGCAAACTGCCAAAACCAGCAAAACAATGGAGTATTCTGGTTATCACCAAATTAATTTATGTCTCGCTTTGGATTGTTATCCCAATTTTGTTTTTCAACATCGTTTGGTGGAAAATATTAATAGGCTTTTTCATAATGCATTATGTTGCAGGACTAATTCTGAGTGTTGTTTTTCAACTTGCACACGTAGTTGAGGACACTGAAATTATGCTTCCAGATGAAAGTGGAACGATGAAAAATACCTGGGCAATTCATCAGTTATTCACAACGATGAATTTCGCTACAAATAGCACAATTATGAATTGGTACACAGGTGGCTTAAACCATCAAGTAGAGCATCATATTTTTCCAAATATCAGTCATATTCATTACAAGAATATTTCAGAAATAGTAAAAAGTACTACCCAAGAATTCAACTTACCTTATAAAGAATATAAAACCACACGTCTGGCTATTCTTGCACATTTCCGTCATTTAAAAGAAATGGGGATGAAGCCAGTTGTATCTGCATAA
- the trkA gene encoding Trk system potassium transporter TrkA: MKIIIAGAGEVGFHLAKLLSFESQNITLIDTDRECLAHADTHLDIRVVRGDCTSIAVLKDSRVAETDLLIAVTSSETTNITVCVLAKQLGAKRTIARISNTEFIDKKDEVGFTKFGIDELISPESLASNEIELLLGQSAFNENYEFENGALTMIGLNLSRTSAFVGKTVKEMAKIYPELQFVPIAIQRYGTQYTIIPRGNTQFKEGDQVYFTTVEKGDDQIFRLSGKSKQEIKNVMILGGSKIGYKTAMDLCKNHFNVKLIESSKDKAFEIADDIPGCLVINGDGRNVDLLTEESIEDMDAFIAVTGNSETNIMSCLMAKSKGVKKTIALVENMDYFQLSHSIGIDTLINKKLLAANNIFRYVRRGEVVAMTKLNNMNAELLEFMVSSKSKVCNKRIKDLDFPASAIIGGVVRNGEGIIALGDFEIKNGDRVVICCLPQSIGKVEKLFI; this comes from the coding sequence ATGAAAATCATCATTGCCGGCGCTGGTGAAGTAGGGTTTCACCTTGCTAAATTGCTTTCTTTTGAATCGCAAAACATTACACTTATAGATACCGATCGCGAATGTTTGGCACACGCCGATACGCATTTAGATATTCGCGTCGTGCGCGGAGATTGTACATCAATCGCAGTTTTGAAGGATTCACGCGTAGCCGAAACAGACCTTCTTATTGCGGTTACTTCTAGTGAAACCACGAATATAACCGTTTGCGTTCTCGCAAAACAGTTGGGCGCCAAACGAACAATTGCACGTATTTCCAATACAGAGTTTATTGATAAGAAAGATGAAGTAGGTTTTACCAAATTTGGTATTGATGAATTGATTTCTCCTGAATCTTTAGCTTCCAATGAAATTGAATTGTTACTTGGACAGAGTGCTTTCAACGAAAATTATGAATTTGAAAACGGAGCGCTCACAATGATTGGCCTCAATCTTTCCCGTACTTCTGCTTTTGTTGGCAAAACGGTGAAGGAGATGGCGAAAATTTATCCCGAATTGCAGTTTGTACCTATCGCGATTCAACGCTATGGAACTCAGTACACCATTATCCCTCGCGGAAATACGCAATTTAAAGAAGGTGATCAGGTTTATTTTACAACGGTTGAAAAGGGGGACGATCAAATTTTTCGACTCTCCGGAAAAAGCAAACAGGAAATTAAAAACGTGATGATTCTTGGCGGAAGTAAAATTGGTTACAAAACCGCAATGGATTTATGTAAAAACCATTTCAACGTTAAACTTATAGAAAGCAGTAAAGACAAAGCTTTCGAAATTGCGGATGATATTCCTGGCTGTCTTGTAATTAATGGTGATGGTAGAAATGTAGATTTGCTAACTGAAGAATCTATTGAAGATATGGATGCTTTCATCGCCGTAACCGGTAATAGCGAGACTAATATTATGTCTTGTTTGATGGCAAAATCCAAGGGAGTAAAAAAAACAATTGCCTTGGTGGAAAATATGGATTATTTTCAACTTTCGCATTCCATCGGAATTGATACGCTTATAAATAAAAAACTTTTAGCTGCCAATAACATTTTTCGCTACGTTCGTAGAGGCGAAGTGGTTGCTATGACGAAGCTCAACAACATGAATGCCGAACTCTTGGAATTTATGGTTTCGTCAAAATCCAAAGTTTGCAACAAAAGGATAAAAGACCTGGATTTTCCTGCTTCGGCTATAATTGGTGGCGTTGTTAGAAACGGTGAAGGGATTATTGCCTTGGGCGATTTCGAAATAAAAAATGGCGATAGAGTTGTAATTTGCTGTTTGCCGCAATCCATCGGAAAAGTTGAAAAACTCTTTATATAA
- a CDS encoding GEVED domain-containing protein: MKTKFTLFLFFFAILFQVQAQEKTKATYVGTVGSVVHVPSIASQTNLAPARVKEAVMQDRRASKNLIIPGKDPQIEDDYFSRNPDKMEQLLSGKAPTLVFDAASSSSQPTDPSIGVGPNHAVVVFNTGFRIFDKSGNPLTGQVSPNPTIFPNGGCCDLTISYDNAADRFVMTFLGSGAQVAVSDGPDPVNDGWYVYNIPQINDYQKLSVWSDGYYMTDNTSATNRVYAMERTKMLAGDPGAQIIGFPLPGIATSGFYSPQALNVTNDDLPAPGGMPIVYMQDDAWSGVTEDHLKIWTIDVDWASPGSSTISAPLELTTTPFIGVFDGGSFSNLAQPGGGSIDALQATIMNQAQFRKFSGHNSAVFNFVVDTDATGGELAGVRWFELRQAGDGQPWSIYQEGTYTAPDGKHAWHASMMMDVQGNIGMGYTSMAGPSTPDPTTKRVSSYYTGRYASDPLNTMTIAEELIAAGNQNIPGNRYGDYSKIDLDPSNGKEFWFINEYMNSGRKDVVGVFQIAPNFNNDIGVVSIDSPSTGTLSNAETVTVTIFNYGQNSASNFPVTFQVDGGAVVSETFTGTIASAATAQYTFTATANMGTVGQTYSITAKTNLSGDEDNTNDARTKSVTYLQPNDIGVSAITAPNSGTDLTGAEAIKVTINNFGGESQSNFDVSYDLDGTIITEEVAGPLAGNASMAYTFTQTGDFSALGSYNLRAYTSLPGDSDPSNDSTTKIIIKQNCQPVGDCSFGDGFTLVQVTDINNPSGCEGYADFSNLVAGMEPDSTNDLTIKTGYGDQFIRVWIDFNDDFVFTNDETVVNNIEVANGQGSGTYTLTTDLVIPAGAAIGQHLMRAKSNWNGPVPDDACEETSFGETEDYSAMIGTVGIGENIFDENGLTILTLENNNFDVSLKTVNYSDAMNLSVYNTLGQRMLFKKLENNGNGYNYKLDMSYVAQGVYLVRVGNKQDGRVKRIIVK, translated from the coding sequence ATGAAAACAAAGTTTACACTATTTCTATTTTTCTTTGCTATACTTTTTCAAGTGCAAGCGCAAGAAAAAACTAAAGCAACATATGTTGGCACCGTGGGCTCCGTAGTTCACGTACCATCAATAGCTTCTCAAACTAATTTAGCTCCTGCAAGGGTTAAGGAAGCTGTTATGCAAGACCGAAGAGCTTCAAAAAATTTAATTATCCCTGGAAAAGATCCTCAGATTGAAGATGATTACTTCTCAAGAAATCCGGATAAAATGGAGCAGCTTCTTAGCGGAAAAGCGCCAACCTTGGTTTTTGATGCTGCATCTTCAAGTTCACAACCCACAGATCCATCCATTGGTGTTGGTCCAAACCACGCCGTTGTAGTATTCAATACTGGTTTCAGAATTTTTGACAAAAGTGGAAACCCGTTAACAGGTCAAGTTAGTCCAAATCCAACTATTTTTCCAAACGGAGGATGTTGTGATCTTACTATTTCTTATGATAACGCAGCAGATAGGTTTGTAATGACATTTTTAGGAAGTGGCGCACAAGTTGCCGTTTCCGATGGTCCAGACCCAGTAAACGACGGTTGGTATGTTTACAATATCCCCCAAATTAATGATTATCAAAAGCTTTCTGTATGGAGTGATGGTTATTATATGACAGACAATACCTCTGCCACTAACAGAGTTTACGCAATGGAACGTACCAAAATGCTTGCTGGAGATCCAGGCGCACAAATTATTGGTTTTCCACTTCCAGGAATCGCTACAAGCGGTTTTTATAGCCCTCAAGCTTTAAATGTGACCAACGATGACCTACCAGCTCCTGGAGGAATGCCAATAGTATATATGCAAGACGATGCATGGTCTGGAGTTACTGAGGATCATTTAAAAATTTGGACAATAGATGTTGACTGGGCAAGCCCAGGAAGTTCAACAATTTCTGCTCCACTTGAGTTAACTACCACTCCATTCATTGGAGTATTTGATGGAGGATCATTCTCAAACCTAGCTCAGCCTGGCGGGGGATCTATTGATGCGCTACAAGCTACAATTATGAACCAAGCTCAATTTAGAAAATTTAGCGGCCACAACTCTGCAGTTTTCAATTTTGTTGTTGATACGGATGCAACAGGTGGTGAACTTGCAGGAGTTCGTTGGTTTGAATTACGCCAAGCTGGCGACGGACAACCATGGTCAATATATCAAGAAGGTACTTACACTGCACCAGACGGAAAACACGCTTGGCACGCAAGTATGATGATGGACGTACAAGGAAACATTGGGATGGGTTACACCTCAATGGCCGGCCCTTCTACTCCAGATCCTACAACCAAAAGGGTTAGTTCTTACTATACTGGACGTTATGCCAGCGATCCTTTAAATACCATGACTATCGCGGAAGAGTTGATTGCCGCTGGTAATCAAAACATTCCAGGCAATCGTTATGGAGATTATAGCAAAATTGATTTAGACCCTTCAAACGGCAAAGAATTCTGGTTCATCAACGAATATATGAACAGTGGTAGAAAAGATGTAGTTGGTGTATTTCAAATTGCGCCAAACTTCAACAATGATATTGGAGTGGTGAGTATTGATTCTCCTTCTACTGGAACACTTTCAAATGCTGAGACAGTTACAGTAACTATTTTTAACTACGGTCAAAATAGTGCTTCAAACTTTCCAGTTACTTTTCAAGTAGATGGTGGCGCAGTGGTTTCAGAAACTTTTACAGGAACAATTGCTTCTGCCGCAACTGCTCAATACACGTTTACTGCAACAGCAAATATGGGAACAGTTGGACAAACATATTCCATTACAGCAAAAACCAATTTATCCGGTGATGAAGACAATACAAATGATGCCCGTACAAAATCAGTTACTTATTTGCAACCAAATGATATTGGTGTGAGCGCAATTACAGCTCCAAATTCAGGTACTGATCTAACAGGTGCTGAAGCTATTAAAGTTACGATTAACAACTTCGGTGGTGAATCTCAGTCAAATTTTGATGTGTCTTATGACTTAGACGGAACAATCATTACTGAAGAAGTTGCTGGTCCTTTGGCTGGAAACGCTTCAATGGCTTACACATTTACACAAACAGGAGATTTTTCTGCTTTGGGAAGCTATAACTTAAGAGCTTATACTTCTTTACCTGGTGATAGCGATCCTTCAAATGATTCAACTACTAAAATCATTATTAAACAAAACTGTCAACCAGTTGGCGATTGTTCTTTTGGTGATGGGTTTACGCTTGTTCAAGTAACAGATATAAACAACCCATCAGGTTGTGAGGGTTATGCAGATTTCTCAAATCTTGTTGCAGGAATGGAGCCAGATTCCACGAACGACCTTACCATAAAAACAGGTTATGGAGATCAGTTTATTCGTGTATGGATTGATTTTAATGACGATTTTGTATTCACAAATGACGAAACCGTGGTTAACAACATTGAAGTTGCAAATGGACAAGGAAGCGGAACATATACGCTAACCACAGATTTAGTTATCCCAGCAGGAGCTGCAATAGGTCAACACCTAATGCGTGCAAAATCTAACTGGAATGGCCCAGTACCAGATGACGCTTGTGAAGAAACAAGTTTTGGTGAAACTGAAGATTATTCAGCAATGATAGGAACTGTTGGTATTGGCGAAAATATTTTTGACGAAAACGGTCTCACCATTTTAACGCTTGAAAATAACAATTTCGATGTAAGCTTAAAAACTGTAAATTATTCAGATGCTATGAACCTTTCGGTTTACAATACTCTTGGACAAAGAATGTTATTCAAGAAATTGGAAAACAATGGCAACGGATACAATTATAAATTAGACATGAGCTATGTGGCTCAAGGAGTTTACCTAGTTCGCGTTGGTAATAAACAAGACGGAAGAGTTAAACGAATTATCGTTAAATAA